A genomic window from Natrinema sp. HArc-T2 includes:
- a CDS encoding polysaccharide deacetylase family protein: protein MSQKRTTRRRFLALSGAAGITGLAGCAERIESATDQLREKSAAVTPDGSDSSTPGLTDGVPPLETEFDSRERYRQPGDSLDDFSDLDAWTIVQGSGGADEDVVFDGDQSFRLRSNGSESVIAERSLEGEDLTETDLSFAVRTTTPDSITVNLRVVDQFGSAKVYSLRQIRYRAPDVGWFRTSPGVFQQSEYEPALDHLDRLEIQVLHSMPEAEVWIDDLRTHPTPDQGYVMLSWDDGTLDYYETAAPLHDEYGFPAVQAPIPRWAEQGRDGIMSISELQDRQEAGDQIVVHGTHEPIHELDDEATINERLRRDKQWFIDNGFEGANYIVHPHNSFDKTSLEQATDYHYCGGFNQAGNVNTTSVYGFDPLALPRTIGHDLEISKRCVDLAARHNQCTILNFHTFEATNTMPKADYEALLKHIDGADVEVITFDDLWKLRTSND, encoded by the coding sequence ATGTCACAGAAACGCACAACGCGACGTCGATTCCTCGCACTGTCCGGCGCCGCCGGAATTACAGGCCTAGCCGGCTGTGCAGAGCGAATCGAGTCTGCAACCGACCAGCTCCGCGAGAAGTCGGCAGCCGTGACACCCGACGGATCGGACAGCTCTACCCCGGGACTCACCGACGGCGTTCCGCCGCTCGAGACCGAATTCGACAGCCGAGAACGATATCGACAGCCGGGCGACTCGCTCGACGACTTCAGCGATCTTGACGCCTGGACCATCGTTCAGGGATCGGGTGGGGCAGACGAGGATGTCGTGTTCGACGGCGATCAGAGCTTCAGACTCCGATCGAACGGCAGCGAGAGCGTCATCGCCGAACGGAGCCTCGAGGGCGAGGATCTGACGGAAACGGACCTGTCGTTCGCGGTGCGGACGACGACGCCCGACAGCATCACGGTCAACCTGCGGGTCGTCGACCAGTTCGGGAGCGCGAAAGTATACTCACTGCGGCAGATCCGGTACCGTGCACCCGACGTCGGCTGGTTCCGAACGAGTCCCGGCGTCTTCCAGCAGAGCGAGTACGAACCCGCACTCGACCACCTCGACCGGCTCGAGATTCAGGTGCTTCACTCCATGCCGGAGGCGGAGGTCTGGATCGACGACCTGCGAACCCATCCGACGCCCGATCAGGGGTATGTCATGCTGAGCTGGGATGACGGGACGCTCGACTACTACGAGACGGCCGCGCCGCTCCACGATGAGTACGGGTTCCCGGCGGTTCAGGCGCCGATACCGCGGTGGGCCGAACAGGGACGAGACGGGATCATGTCGATTTCGGAACTCCAGGACCGACAGGAGGCTGGCGATCAGATCGTCGTCCACGGAACGCACGAACCGATTCACGAACTCGACGACGAAGCGACGATCAACGAACGGCTCAGGCGGGACAAGCAGTGGTTCATCGACAACGGGTTCGAAGGCGCGAACTACATTGTCCATCCACACAACAGCTTCGACAAGACGAGCCTCGAGCAGGCGACTGATTACCACTACTGTGGTGGCTTCAATCAGGCCGGCAACGTCAATACGACGAGCGTCTACGGCTTCGATCCGCTGGCGTTACCGCGGACGATCGGCCACGACCTCGAGATATCGAAACGGTGTGTCGACCTCGCCGCTCGGCACAACCAGTGTACGATTCTCAACTTCCACACGTTCGAGGCAACCAACACGATGCCGAAAGCCGACTACGAGGCGTTGCTCAAGCACATCGACGGCGCCGATGTCGAGGTCATCACCTTCGACGACCTCTGGAAGCTACGGACGAGCAACGACTGA
- a CDS encoding PKD domain-containing protein — translation MRRDILSRRSVLTLAAGCTLTSAGVASVVGDTTATDEGMVSRTSFPIREGTDEETTVFVTSADTEGPTAVVVGGVHGNEDAGYTAAGQIADWTIDAGTLVVIPEANTVAIERGTRNDEEGTNLNRQFPEGETPQTELARAIWDVVSEYDPDVVVDLHESRGIYAGDPTDGVGQAIFYSDGDEATAADTAEYVTRNYVDDPDLSFQAGPFSSPDTEPNGLLVHKAARDLNADAFLAETLSTDIELETRVQWHRAIVERLFEDELLLEGTDTGSVSDEPVTESESDTSADGDTQPSDREPPVARIETRPRGLADTTLEPGQTVTLDASQSSDPDGNLARYEWRVGANGAFDRTGETIEVTISAPGDHPVTLRVVDDDGTTDTDRITLSAGC, via the coding sequence ATGAGGCGCGATATACTCTCACGGCGGAGCGTATTGACTCTCGCAGCTGGATGTACACTCACGAGCGCTGGCGTCGCCAGCGTGGTCGGCGACACGACTGCCACCGACGAGGGGATGGTCTCTCGAACATCGTTCCCCATTCGCGAGGGAACGGACGAGGAAACGACCGTCTTCGTGACGAGCGCGGACACCGAGGGGCCGACGGCGGTCGTCGTCGGCGGAGTACACGGAAATGAGGACGCGGGTTATACAGCCGCAGGTCAGATCGCCGACTGGACGATCGATGCCGGCACGCTCGTCGTAATCCCAGAGGCCAACACCGTCGCGATCGAGCGCGGAACCAGAAACGACGAGGAGGGGACCAACCTCAACCGACAGTTCCCCGAGGGAGAGACGCCGCAGACAGAACTCGCACGAGCGATCTGGGACGTCGTCAGCGAATACGATCCCGACGTGGTCGTCGACCTCCACGAGTCGAGGGGTATCTACGCGGGCGATCCTACGGATGGCGTCGGCCAGGCGATATTCTACTCGGACGGCGACGAAGCGACCGCTGCTGACACTGCCGAGTACGTCACCAGAAACTACGTGGACGATCCCGACCTCTCGTTCCAGGCCGGGCCGTTTTCCTCGCCCGATACCGAGCCGAACGGGCTGCTCGTCCACAAGGCCGCTCGCGATCTGAATGCCGACGCGTTCCTCGCGGAGACGCTCTCGACTGATATCGAACTCGAGACCCGCGTCCAGTGGCACCGGGCGATCGTCGAACGGCTCTTCGAGGACGAACTCTTGCTCGAGGGGACCGATACTGGCAGCGTCTCCGACGAGCCGGTGACGGAATCCGAGTCGGACACGTCCGCTGACGGCGACACTCAGCCGTCGGACCGCGAGCCACCGGTCGCACGGATCGAGACGCGACCGCGAGGACTGGCAGACACGACGCTCGAGCCGGGTCAGACGGTGACGCTCGATGCGTCGCAATCGTCCGATCCGGACGGTAATCTCGCCCGCTACGAGTGGCGCGTCGGTGCCAACGGCGCGTTCGACCGGACGGGCGAGACGATCGAGGTGACGATCAGCGCACCCGGGGACCATCCGGTCACACTCCGCGTCGTCGACGACGATGGTACGACCGACACTGACCGGATCACGCTCTCGGCGGGCTGTTGA
- a CDS encoding glycosyltransferase family 2 protein, with protein MTRVSVIIPTYNRAATLPHAIDSALAQTIDDLEVVVVDDGSTDDTESVLAAYEDQRVRPVVHEANQGANVARNTGLEHARGEYVAFLDSDDEWHPEKLERQLAALEERSSDWVGVYCDTGYDLSGADGRLRSTAASVLARLDDEPTREGNDELVGEILADNVQPGAGSTLLVRTAVAREAGGFDEDLDRFQDPEFCLRVLEHGKLAYVDEELVVREETGSPPADVVATASERYLSAYESEVERFEEQGYEIRSSHALVLAKQYFAEGRFLRGLWHLRAASVSARTYPGVCWVAGTGVRRRPIPIVVVLVLLLVTATLGRRALTR; from the coding sequence ATGACTCGCGTCAGCGTGATCATCCCGACGTACAACAGGGCGGCGACGCTTCCGCACGCGATCGACAGCGCGCTCGCGCAGACGATCGACGACCTCGAGGTGGTCGTCGTCGACGACGGCTCCACCGACGACACCGAGTCGGTGCTGGCCGCCTACGAGGACCAGCGGGTTCGGCCGGTCGTCCACGAAGCCAACCAGGGTGCGAACGTCGCCCGGAACACAGGGCTCGAGCACGCACGCGGGGAGTACGTCGCCTTCCTCGACTCGGACGACGAGTGGCATCCCGAGAAACTCGAGCGACAGCTCGCGGCGCTCGAGGAGCGCTCGAGCGACTGGGTCGGCGTCTACTGTGACACGGGTTACGACCTGTCTGGGGCGGACGGACGGCTCCGATCGACCGCCGCGTCCGTGCTCGCACGCCTGGACGACGAACCGACGCGGGAGGGAAACGACGAGCTGGTCGGCGAGATCCTCGCGGACAACGTTCAGCCGGGTGCCGGCTCGACGCTGCTCGTCCGGACCGCGGTCGCCAGGGAGGCCGGCGGTTTCGACGAGGACCTCGACCGGTTCCAGGACCCCGAGTTCTGCCTGCGCGTCCTCGAGCACGGAAAGCTCGCCTACGTCGACGAGGAGCTCGTCGTCCGCGAGGAGACCGGCAGTCCGCCGGCGGACGTCGTCGCGACCGCCAGCGAGCGATATCTCTCGGCGTACGAGTCCGAGGTCGAACGGTTCGAGGAACAGGGCTACGAGATCCGCTCGAGCCACGCACTCGTTCTCGCGAAGCAGTACTTCGCGGAGGGGCGGTTCCTGCGAGGGCTGTGGCACCTCCGTGCGGCTTCGGTGTCGGCGCGGACGTATCCCGGCGTCTGCTGGGTCGCCGGGACCGGCGTCCGGCGGCGACCGATTCCGATCGTGGTGGTGCTCGTTCTCTTGCTCGTCACCGCGACGCTCGGCCGGCGCGCGCTCACTCGGTGA
- a CDS encoding glycosyltransferase family 2 protein, giving the protein MYRDSSVGVVIPAYNEEGFVGDVIREMPAYVDRIYVIDDRSTDDTWSEILEAARADTSKHGSHDGTTVQQLVADGGATALANRATVRDTIGRVVPIEHRENRGAGGAIKTGYLAALADGVDATVTVDADGQMDLSQLPRLLDPLVEGRADYAKGNRLLSREYRAAMPRFRFIGNATLTFLTKIASGYWKTMDPQNGYTAISHDALAAIDVENLYEYYGYCNDLLVKLNVHGMRVADVAMPAVYGDEESSIAYGEYIPKVSLMLLRDFLWRLKTKYLVLDFHPLALFYLVGAATAAIGVVGTGVAVSAALSNVGTPAIQGATSLLLFVAGTAFLLLAMVFDMAESESLEQQVR; this is encoded by the coding sequence ATGTACCGCGACTCGAGTGTCGGCGTCGTGATCCCCGCCTACAACGAGGAAGGGTTCGTCGGCGATGTGATCCGCGAGATGCCTGCATACGTCGATCGGATCTACGTGATCGACGACCGGTCGACGGACGACACCTGGAGCGAAATCCTCGAGGCCGCGCGGGCGGACACAAGCAAGCATGGGAGCCACGATGGCACAACCGTCCAGCAACTCGTGGCCGACGGCGGTGCGACCGCGCTGGCGAATCGGGCGACGGTTCGCGACACCATCGGTCGAGTCGTCCCGATCGAGCACCGGGAGAACCGCGGTGCCGGCGGCGCGATCAAGACCGGTTATCTCGCCGCACTCGCGGACGGCGTGGACGCGACGGTCACCGTCGACGCGGACGGGCAGATGGACCTCTCCCAGCTGCCGCGACTCCTCGATCCGCTCGTCGAGGGACGCGCCGACTACGCGAAGGGAAACCGGCTCCTGTCGCGTGAGTACCGGGCTGCGATGCCGCGGTTTCGGTTCATCGGTAATGCGACCCTGACGTTTCTGACGAAGATCGCCTCGGGCTACTGGAAGACGATGGATCCCCAAAACGGGTACACGGCGATCTCTCACGACGCGCTCGCGGCGATCGACGTCGAAAACCTCTACGAGTACTATGGCTACTGCAACGACCTGCTGGTGAAACTGAACGTCCACGGAATGCGCGTCGCCGACGTGGCAATGCCGGCCGTCTACGGCGACGAGGAGTCGAGCATCGCGTACGGGGAGTACATCCCGAAGGTTTCGCTCATGTTGCTTCGAGACTTCCTGTGGCGGCTGAAAACGAAGTATCTCGTCCTGGACTTCCACCCGCTCGCACTGTTTTACCTCGTCGGAGCGGCAACGGCTGCCATTGGCGTCGTCGGGACGGGTGTGGCGGTGTCTGCGGCGCTCTCGAACGTCGGCACACCTGCCATTCAGGGTGCGACGAGCCTGTTGTTGTTCGTTGCCGGCACCGCATTCCTCCTGCTGGCGATGGTGTTCGACATGGCCGAAAGCGAATCGCTCGAGCAGCAGGTGCGATAG
- a CDS encoding flippase: MNRSIASGVFSVVSAKVVVLVVTALSTPLLYRFLGASAFGEYAFLLSVFAIYMIFVSSGITDGVRKFLAEDRAAANWSEHVVGFYFRLAILLSVLGALLLVLATRFGLVGRAFGSELTSYFYVLAALVVTAQFRDYARKTLMGFGLERYSEPLKILDKVGFVVVAVPLVYLGAGVIGALAGHLVASTLVAVIGLTLVHRRMPLSCLFSRPTKRFPRKQMLTFNSMSIALVFLLMSLYHIDIVMLQRFRESATVGNYKAALTLAEFLWFIPMALQTVFVHSTSELWSQNRLREISELASKTTRYTFLLTAVMAVGLAALADIAVPIYFGEDAMPAITPLLLLLPGSLGFALARPVLAISQGKGMLRYPVAATGAAAVINVVLNVALIPRFGMHGAAVATSIGYGSMFVFHCWSARLVGFDPLSDARLGRSILTTVLAAGPIVALSMAITNPWLALAVVPPVGFVIFVTFALLVGALDPAEPFEVLSTFPDPLGAKADAIGTWLATSGTKREERNWLHSLLFVAGLSLLVSGLTLGILGSGI, translated from the coding sequence GTGAATCGGAGTATCGCGAGCGGCGTCTTCTCGGTCGTCAGTGCAAAAGTCGTCGTGCTCGTCGTCACTGCGCTCTCGACGCCGCTTCTGTACCGGTTTCTCGGCGCATCGGCGTTCGGCGAATACGCGTTTCTGTTGTCCGTCTTCGCGATCTACATGATCTTCGTCAGTTCTGGGATTACCGACGGGGTCCGCAAGTTCCTCGCGGAGGACCGGGCCGCGGCCAACTGGAGCGAACACGTCGTCGGCTTTTACTTTCGGCTGGCGATCTTGCTCTCCGTCCTCGGGGCGCTCCTGCTGGTGCTCGCGACACGGTTCGGACTCGTCGGTCGTGCGTTCGGGTCCGAACTGACGAGTTACTTCTACGTCCTCGCCGCACTCGTCGTGACGGCGCAGTTTCGCGATTACGCGCGGAAGACACTCATGGGATTCGGCCTCGAGCGGTACTCGGAGCCGCTGAAGATCCTCGATAAGGTTGGATTCGTCGTCGTCGCAGTGCCGCTGGTGTATCTCGGTGCCGGTGTGATCGGCGCGCTTGCAGGGCATCTGGTCGCGAGTACGCTCGTCGCCGTGATCGGGCTGACCCTCGTGCATCGTCGCATGCCGCTGTCGTGTCTCTTCAGCCGCCCAACGAAGCGGTTCCCCCGGAAACAGATGCTCACGTTCAACTCGATGAGCATCGCGCTGGTCTTCCTGCTGATGTCGCTCTATCACATCGACATCGTGATGCTCCAGCGCTTCCGTGAGAGCGCTACAGTCGGTAATTACAAGGCAGCGCTCACGCTCGCCGAGTTCCTCTGGTTCATCCCGATGGCCCTCCAGACGGTATTCGTCCACTCGACGTCGGAACTGTGGTCACAAAATCGGCTCCGAGAGATCTCGGAGCTCGCGTCCAAGACGACGCGGTACACGTTCCTGCTGACGGCCGTCATGGCGGTCGGGCTCGCGGCGTTGGCGGACATCGCCGTGCCGATCTACTTCGGTGAGGATGCTATGCCGGCGATCACGCCACTATTGCTGTTACTGCCCGGGTCGCTCGGCTTCGCGCTCGCACGCCCGGTACTGGCGATTTCACAGGGGAAGGGCATGCTCCGCTATCCGGTCGCAGCCACCGGCGCTGCGGCCGTGATCAACGTCGTGCTTAACGTCGCTCTCATCCCCCGCTTTGGGATGCACGGTGCCGCCGTCGCGACCAGCATCGGATATGGGTCGATGTTCGTTTTCCACTGCTGGAGCGCTCGGCTGGTCGGCTTCGATCCCCTCTCGGATGCACGACTCGGGCGTTCGATACTGACGACCGTCCTCGCAGCCGGGCCGATCGTCGCCCTCTCGATGGCCATCACGAACCCGTGGCTCGCACTCGCAGTCGTCCCGCCCGTCGGGTTCGTGATCTTCGTCACGTTCGCGCTGCTCGTCGGCGCGCTGGACCCCGCCGAACCCTTCGAGGTGCTGTCGACGTTCCCCGATCCGCTCGGCGCGAAGGCGGACGCGATCGGGACTTGGCTCGCGACCAGTGGGACGAAGCGAGAGGAGCGGAACTGGCTCCATAGTTTGCTGTTCGTCGCCGGACTCTCCCTGCTCGTCTCGGGGCTCACGCTGGGGATCCTGGGGTCCGGGATATAG
- a CDS encoding right-handed parallel beta-helix repeat-containing protein has protein sequence MAACAAGIGLTSTAAASSDPYGQYYDDYATVVDVTEAGADDTGTESITPVLEEVRSDDTLLVFPEGEYFMDEQFRFTGFDNFGVVGENATLIPADFHEFDGPQYRLFRLGVSYSPGGHLRFEGFDVDQSAPDTGIRTIEATADRLEVRDVTINGFHDSGTWGPGLFNVTDPDGHGIVERFRAPDGGAWVDNTPNAGNRWRGPIGIEANQNVGTLEFRHCWLGGFPNNGLYAAGGDGRIIVHGGWFRNSNGANVRVGGQGSEIRWPTVEVDSTRPEDRSQRGIRIENGRNIEIYGAAVEITSPMPTSHAISVMNTCESARIDNTRLDVRGADVNHGIVVSPDTGETTIVETEVTHETAGGYPLWIRESDRTEQILAEHLTISGQAGDASGFRDGIRCERDNCRFSNVTVTQHGRDGVDRNALVNTGADMTVYQSELRASQYPFIDLGADALVRDSTLESSGGQKAVCLYDESTSPAFKKNRLVDGIRDLGASNVTTWENTYA, from the coding sequence GTGGCGGCGTGTGCCGCTGGAATCGGACTGACGTCGACCGCCGCCGCGTCGTCGGACCCGTATGGACAGTACTACGACGACTACGCGACCGTCGTAGACGTGACCGAGGCCGGCGCGGACGATACTGGCACCGAATCGATTACACCCGTACTCGAGGAGGTCCGCAGTGACGATACGCTGCTCGTGTTTCCCGAGGGGGAGTACTTCATGGACGAACAGTTCCGGTTTACGGGCTTCGACAACTTCGGCGTCGTCGGCGAGAACGCGACGCTGATCCCGGCGGATTTTCACGAGTTCGACGGGCCGCAGTATCGACTGTTCCGGCTCGGCGTCTCGTACAGTCCCGGCGGCCACCTTCGCTTCGAGGGGTTCGACGTCGATCAGTCGGCCCCCGACACCGGGATCCGGACGATCGAAGCCACCGCCGATCGACTCGAGGTACGCGACGTGACGATAAACGGCTTCCACGACAGCGGCACGTGGGGGCCGGGTCTGTTCAACGTCACCGACCCCGACGGTCACGGGATCGTCGAACGGTTCCGAGCGCCGGACGGCGGTGCGTGGGTCGACAATACGCCCAACGCCGGCAACCGCTGGCGCGGCCCGATCGGCATCGAAGCGAACCAGAACGTGGGGACGCTCGAGTTCAGACACTGCTGGCTCGGTGGCTTTCCGAACAACGGCCTCTACGCGGCAGGCGGCGATGGAAGGATCATCGTTCACGGTGGCTGGTTCCGGAACAGCAACGGTGCGAACGTCCGTGTCGGTGGCCAGGGCAGCGAAATTCGGTGGCCGACCGTCGAAGTCGATTCGACGCGACCCGAGGATCGGTCCCAGCGCGGGATTCGGATCGAGAACGGTCGGAATATCGAGATCTATGGGGCTGCCGTCGAGATCACGTCGCCGATGCCAACGAGTCACGCGATTTCGGTGATGAACACCTGCGAAAGCGCACGGATCGACAACACTCGCCTAGATGTCCGAGGGGCGGACGTCAACCACGGGATCGTCGTCTCCCCAGACACGGGCGAAACGACGATCGTCGAGACGGAGGTCACGCACGAAACTGCCGGCGGCTACCCGCTCTGGATTCGGGAGAGCGACAGGACCGAGCAGATACTCGCCGAACATCTCACGATCTCGGGGCAGGCGGGTGACGCCAGCGGTTTCCGCGACGGGATTCGCTGTGAACGCGACAACTGCCGCTTTAGCAACGTCACCGTCACACAGCACGGACGCGATGGCGTCGACCGAAACGCCCTCGTCAACACGGGCGCGGACATGACGGTCTACCAGAGCGAATTGCGCGCCAGCCAGTATCCGTTCATCGATCTCGGCGCCGACGCACTCGTTCGCGACTCGACGCTCGAGTCGTCGGGCGGCCAGAAGGCCGTTTGCCTCTACGACGAATCGACGAGCCCGGCGTTCAAGAAGAACCGGCTGGTCGACGGGATCCGTGACCTTGGGGCGAGCAACGTCACGACCTGGGAGAATACGTACGCATAG